The genomic DNA AGGATCTTCTTCTTCAGGTCCTTGGCATCCTTTTCGTCGATGACCTGCTGGGCCTTTTCCACCAGGGAGACTACGTCGCCCATGCCGAGGATTCGGTTGGCCATACGGTCCGGATGGAACAGGTCGATTTCGTTCAGCTTTTCGCCCACACCGATAAAGCAGATAGGTACGCCGGTCATCTTCTTGATGGACAGGGCAGCACCGCCACGGGTGTCACCATCCATCTTGGAAAGGCAGACGCCGGTGAACTTGAGGCGCTGCCAGAAGGTTTCGGCAACGTTCACGGCTTCCTGACCGATCATGGCGTCGGCAACGAACAGGACTTCGTCCGGGTGGACGGCTTCCTGGGCCTTTTCCAGTTCCTGCATCAATTCTTCGTCGATCTGGAGGCGGCCTGCGGTATCGTAGATGACCAGGTCAAAACCGTTGTCCTTGGCGTATTGATAACCATGCTTGATGATCTCTACGGGATTGCCCTGGCCTTCGTCGTAGACGGGAATGCCGATGGACTTGCCTAGCACCTGCAACTGCTTGATAGCGGCGGGGCGGTACACGTCTGCTGCCACCAGGAGGGGCTTGCGCTTCTTCTTGGTACGCATCCAGAGAGAAATCTTACCTGCGAAGGTGGTCTTGCCGGAACCCTGGAGACCCACCATCATGATGCCCACGGGAGCGGGGGCATTCAAGTTAATTTCCTTAGTTTCGCCACCCATGACGTTTACCAGTTCGTCGTGGATGATCTTCACGATCTGCTGACCCGGGGTCACGGAGGTCAGGACGTCGGCACCCAGTGCCTTTTCCTTGACGGCCTTCACGAAGTCGCGGGTGACGTTGAAGTTCACGTCTGCTTCCAGGAAGGCGCGACGAACTTCACGGAGGGATTCCGCAACGTTTTCTTCGGTAAGTTTGCCCTGCCCACGCAGGTTCTTGAGGGTCTTTTCTAGAGAATCAGTCAGCATTGAAAACATAGTGGGGCAAATATAGGAATTAACAATGAACAATGAACAATGAACAATGGGGAATATGAGGAAAAATAACCCCCGATTTTGGATGTGTCGAATTGCATAATCTACATGCATCATTTACGTTTTTTTTTAGATTTCATGGGGCGTAAGTTAGGAGTCTTTATGAAAACTGTTTTTTTGAGGGCCACTTTGTGTGTGGCTATGGTCGCCATGATGTCTGTATTCGTCGCTTGCGGCGGAAATTCTGACTCCAGTGTTACCCCATGTGAAATTGATGACTCTAGCATTAAGGATGGCTATGATGCCGCAGCAAATACCCTAACGGATGCTCGTGACAACCAAACCTACAAGACCGTAACCATCGGCGATCAAACTTGGATGGCGGAAAACTTGAATTACGCCTATAACGAACCCACGTCAAGTTTAGATTCCTCCAGTGTCTGCTACAACAATGATGCCCATTTCTGTGTCCATTATGGTCGCTTGTACCTGTGGTCAGCAGCCATGGACTCTGCTGCTGTATTCAGTACTGCAGGCAAGGGCTGCGGCTACGGCAAGACTTGCGCTTCGGCAGGCTCAGCGATCTTGGTGCGTGGAGTCTGTCCTGAGGGCTGGCACTTGCCAAACGATGATGAATGGAACACTCTGTTTACCGCAGTAGGTGGGACTAGCGTCGCCGGTACTAAACTCAAATCCCTCAGCGGG from Fibrobacter sp. UWEL includes the following:
- the ffh gene encoding signal recognition particle protein produces the protein MFSMLTDSLEKTLKNLRGQGKLTEENVAESLREVRRAFLEADVNFNVTRDFVKAVKEKALGADVLTSVTPGQQIVKIIHDELVNVMGGETKEINLNAPAPVGIMMVGLQGSGKTTFAGKISLWMRTKKKRKPLLVAADVYRPAAIKQLQVLGKSIGIPVYDEGQGNPVEIIKHGYQYAKDNGFDLVIYDTAGRLQIDEELMQELEKAQEAVHPDEVLFVADAMIGQEAVNVAETFWQRLKFTGVCLSKMDGDTRGGAALSIKKMTGVPICFIGVGEKLNEIDLFHPDRMANRILGMGDVVSLVEKAQQVIDEKDAKDLKKKILNNTFDLNDFLNQLRTIKKLGSIRSIMSLIPGLNKLPLDNFDEKELVYVEAVLSSMTPKERKNPSIINGSRKDRIAKGSGTEIGRVNAVLKQYESMKEMFKKVGEMARRQNGGAQIGSNYTPPQNKNKKKKH
- a CDS encoding fibrobacter succinogenes major paralogous domain-containing protein; this translates as MKTVFLRATLCVAMVAMMSVFVACGGNSDSSVTPCEIDDSSIKDGYDAAANTLTDARDNQTYKTVTIGDQTWMAENLNYAYNEPTSSLDSSSVCYNNDAHFCVHYGRLYLWSAAMDSAAVFSTAGKGCGYGKTCASAGSAILVRGVCPEGWHLPNDDEWNTLFTAVGGTSVAGTKLKSLSGWRRSGEGTNAFGFSALPAGYSSTSNLDYFHDVGDGAIFWTSSENDSISAYYVGFAYSHERAIARNVRKYNALSVRCLRDSE